From Watersipora subatra chromosome 2, tzWatSuba1.1, whole genome shotgun sequence, one genomic window encodes:
- the LOC137388371 gene encoding calcium-activated chloride channel regulator 4-like, whose product MALQNHMIVHITCLMTVLVTSSNIGNDRQDINLSSDGGYTDILIAIDERVTEDPEIISELQEYFTGASEVLRIATENRLYFKNFTIVVPENWTSNSDWMEPEEKETVTRARIIVAEANLAYGDEPYTLQPGSCGQEGDFIHFTPEYLTRSPNDANTYKPVKRVVKEFAKLKWGLFDENVPINDTVTSRFYFKDEYLLPKGSHMVLDDSSEGFVGMRHWTSGIGHVVIVDESFVRVARDFCALGMVSQLEDLSSLCVEKVDFNFKDMDQCEFSISPPPYPCDFILKKVSGSASLLSYDYAESVTGFCKDNEDGATHNILSSNLQNANCQDRSAWSVMLELEDFATDYGLARNADVLPNPEFRIVQKTTLSTSTSTTTLLPTTTTSTTTSTTTPVTSTSTTSTTSTTTPVTSTSTTSTTSTTTPSSSTSTTTVAPTTDPLVTPCAQDIVCLCLDVSGSMNTYDRITTMSEAVQLYIMSFLKDGTAVGIVSFSDFAYLHADMTEVTSNEVKEILRAAVPTQTISGTNIAAGIYECQRILTQYTGGDIRNTRILLHSDGQGRVDDSIEQIVSEGVILDTVLFGQGGFLTDRAEESGGQQYFASDERGGVGLLAFYKSTALRKCEAENEDALLNNDLILIVAGELTYQGRIYFDVTIGLNTKMVFKYDARVEISISTNLQVTISEDAISLTTIATIEGRLEQFLDYTITKKDPDTEVSVILTVTSSPVPGIQPIVVNNRLNSNNIEFSASSELIGYMGVFQGYSPVLQLAVFTILEDPSGSLTRIKYYDDGTGKDSVANDGIYTGFLPPHLIGGGSSGNFYGLSIDIQGEGLLPEPGVVGKRKKRCVGCNSLGNVTRSGSELWIMLNI is encoded by the exons ATGGCTCTCCAAAACCATATGATTGTTCACATCACATGCTTGATGACCGTTCTGGTAACATCTTCAAACATTGGTAATGACCGGCAAGATATAAATCTGAGTTCAGATGGAGGCTACACTGATATACTCATTGCTATTGATGAACGAGTTACTGAAGACCCGGAAATTATTTCTGAACTGCAG GAATACTTCACTGGTGCTTCAGAAGTTCTTCGAATCGCTACtgaaaatagactatattttaaaaacttcaccATAGTTGTACCAGAAAATTGGACAAGCAACAGTGATTGGATGGAG CCTGAAGAAAAAGAGACTGTAACGCGAGCAAGAATAATAGTAGCAGAGGCTAACCTTGCCTATGGAGATGAACCTTACACTCTTCAACCTGGAAGTTGTGGGCAAGAAGGAGATTTTATTCACTTCACTCCAGAGTATCTTACTAGAAGTCCGAATGACGCCAATACATACAAGCCAG TTAAACGAGTAGTGAAAGAGTTTGCCAAGCTGAAATGGGGCTTGTTTGATGAAAACGTTCCAATAAATGACACAGTTACATCACGGTTCTATTTTAAAGACGAATATCTACTGCCAAAAGG TAGTCACATGGTGCTCGACGATAGCTCAGAAGGGTTCGTGGGCATGCGCCACTGGACGAGCGGCATCGGCCATGTTGTCATTGTGGATGAGAGCTTTGTTCGCGTAGCTCGTGACTTTTGTGCTCTTGGTATGGTGTCACAGCTCGAGGATCTTTCAAGTCT GTGCGTGGAGAAGGTTGATTTCAACTTTAAAGACATGGATCAATGTGAATTTAGCATCAGCCCTCCTCCTTATCCTTGTGATTTTATACTGAAGAAGGTTTCAGGCTCAGCGTCACTATTATCTTACGATTACGCAGAATCG GTGACCGGATTCTGCAAAGATAATGAAGATGGAGCAACTCACAATATTCTTTCTAGCAATTTACAGAACGCAAATTGTCAAGATAGAAGCGCTTGGAGTGTTATGTTGGAGTTAGAAGACTTTG CAACAGATTATGGGCTTGCAAGAAATGCCGATGTTCTGCCTAATCCAGAATTCAGAATTGTGCAAAAAACAACACTTTCTACTTCCACCTCGACTACTACTCTTCTTCCCACAACAACCACATCTACGACAACATCTACCACAACCCCGGTAACTTCCACAAGTACCACATCAACCACTTCTACCACAACCCCTGTAACCTCCACAAGTACTACATCAACAACTTCTACTACAACCCCTTCATCTTCTACTTCCACCACAACAGTTGCACCAACAACAGATCCCTTGGTGACACCATGTGCTCAGGATATAGTTTGTCTCTGTTTAGATGTGTCGGGAAGTATGAAT ACATATGACAGAATCACTACTATGTCAGAAGCAGTTCAGTTGTATATTATGAGCTTCTTGAAAGACGGAACTGCTGTAGGAATTGTCTCATTTTCTGATTTTGCCTACCTGCACGCTGACATGACTGAGGTTACTAGCAATGAAGTGAAAGAGATTCTCCGAGCAGCTGTACCTACTCAAACTATTAGTGGGACAAACATCGCGGCTGGGATCTACGAGTGTCAACGA ATACTGACCCAATACACCGGAGGTGACATCAGAAATACTAGAATCCTTTTACACAGTGACGGACAAGGAAGAGTAGATGATTCTATTGAACAAATTGTCAGTGAAGGTGTTATTCTGGACACTGTCTTGTTTGG ACAAGGAGGATTTCTAACAGATCGAGCTGAAGAGTCTGGAGGACAGCAGTACTTTGCGAGTGATGAGCGAGGAGGAGTTGGTCTACTCGCATTTTATAAGTCAACTGCTTTACGAAAATGTGAAGCTGAAAATGAAGATGCTTTG ctCAACAATGATCTAATCTTGATTGTTGCGGGAGAATTAACATATCAAGGGAGAATTTACTTTGATGTCACTATTGGCCTGAACACCAAAATGGTCTTCAAATACGATGCTAGAGTTGAAATATCAATATCAACTAATCTCCAAGTAACCATATCTGAAGATGCCATTTCTCTGACAACAATTGCTACCATAGAAGGTCGACTC GAACAGTTCCTAGATTACACTATCACCAAAAAAGATCCAGACACTGAAGTATCTGTCATCCTTACTGTAACTTCTTCACCAGTTCCTGGAATTCAGCCTATTGTGGTTAACAATAGACTCAATTCTAACAATATTGAATTTAGTGCAAGCTCGGAG CTTATTGGATACATGGGAGTATTCCAAGGATATTCTCCTGTTCTCCAACTTGCGGTATTCACCATTTTGGAGGATCCAAGTGGATCTTTGACACGCATTAAGTATTATGACGATGGCACTG gtaAAGATTCGGTAGCAAATGATGGAATCTACACAGGATTCTTGCCTCCTCATCTGATTGGAGGAGGATCAAGCGGCAATTTTTATGGTTTGTCG attgacattcaAGGCGAGGGCCTTTTGCCAGAACCGGGAGTAGTGggaaaaagaaagaaaagatGCGTTGGGTGCAACAGCCTTGGTAACGTCACGCGATCTGGATCGG AGCTGTGGATTATGCTTAACATCTAA